Sequence from the Candidatus Accumulibacter similis genome:
GGGCGAGGACGCGGCCGACCTGGCATTGCTCATCGAGTACATCGCCGAGATGCCCGGAATCGAACGCATCCGTTACACGACCTCACATCCGCGCGAGATGTCGCCGCGGCTGATCGAGGTCTATGCACGCGTGCCGAAGCTGGTCTCGCATCTGCACCTGCCGGTGCAATCGGGCTCCGACCGCGTCCTCGCGGCGATGAAGCGGGGCTACACCGCTCTCGAGTACAAAAGCCTGGTGCGGCGGCTGCGCGCCGCACGCCCCGACCTCGCGCTGTCCTCCGACTTCATCGTCGGCTTCCCGGGTGAAACCGATGCCGACTTCGAGAAAACGATGAAGCTGATCGACGATGTCGGCTTCGACGCATCGTTCTCGTTCATCTACAGCGCGCGGCCCGGTACGCCGGCCGCCGACCTGGGCGACGACACGCCGCAGGAACGCAAGCTGGAACGGCTGTTGCGCCTGCAGAAGCGAATCGACGAACTGGCGCAGGCAGTCTCGCGGGCGATGGTCGGCAGCGTGCAGCGCGTTCTCGTCGAGGGGTTGGCGAAGAAGGACAGCAGCGAACTGGCCGGGCGCACCGACAACAACCGTGTCGTCAACTTCGCCGGCAGCGCCGACAGACTCCTCGATCGCTTCATCGACGTGCGCATCACGGCCGCGATGCCGCACTCGCTGCGCGGCGAGATCATCACCAACCGAGCCGAATGCCTGTGAACAGCAGCGCCGCCCCGCGCAACCGCGTCACCGAACTCCTCCTCTCGCCGGTCAACAATCGACAGCTAGCCAACCTGTGCGGAGTTCTGGACGAGAACCTGCGCCAGATCGAGACCGCCCTCGACGTGTCGATCGCCCGTCGCGGCGAGCGCTTCACGCTGCGTGGCGAAGCGGCCCAGACGGAGCGCGCTTCGGCGGCGCTGCAGCGCTTCTACGCGCAGGCCAAGGAGACGCTGTCGGTGGACGAAATCCAGCTCGGCCTGATCGAGTTGCTCAACCGCCCGGTGCGCAACATCTCGTCGGCAGGCGGCGTCTCGCCGGCGCTGCTGACGCGCAAGAGCGAGCTGCATGGCCGGACGCCACGGCAGATCGAGTACCTGAAGAACATCCAGGAGCACGACATCACCTTCGGCACCGGGCCGGCAGGCACGGGCAAGACCTACCTCGCGGTCGCCTCGGCGGTCGACGCCTTCGAGCGCGAACTGGTGCAGCGGATCGTGCTGACGCGGCCGGCGGTCGAGGCCGGCGAGCGTCTTGGCTTCCTGCCCGGCGACCTGGCGCAGAAGGTCGATCCCTACCTGCGGCCGCTCTACGATGCGCTCTACGACCTGATGGGCTTCGAGCGGGTCGGCAAGCTTTTCGAGCGCGGCGCGATCGAGATCGCGCCGCTGGCGTACATGCGCGGTCGCACACTGAACCACGCCTTCATCATCCTCGACGAGGCGCAGAACACGACCCCCGAGCAGATGAAGATGTTCCTGACCCGCATCGGCATCGGTGCCAAGGCGGTGGTCACCGGCGACGTGACGCAGATCGACCTGCAGCGCGGCCAGAAGAGCGGCCTGATCGAGGCACGGCTGATCCTGCGCGAGGTGCGCGGCATCGCCTTCACCGAGTTCCTCAAGGACGATGTCGTGCGCCATCCGCTGGTGGCACGCATCGTTTCAGCTTACGAGGCGCACACCGCGGCGCTCGCCGTCACCACCACCGCAGCGGTCGGCAATGGCGAAGAGCGGCGCTAGGGGCTGGCAGCTGACGGTGCAGTATGCCGGCAAGCGGCGCCAGCTGCCGCGGCGCAAGCACGTCCGCCGCTGGCTGCGGGCGGCGCTGGCGGACAGGGAAACGATGGCCGGCGAGGTCACCGTCCGCTTCGTCGGCGCCGGCGAGGGTCGACGCCTCAACGCCGAGTATCGCGGCGGCGACAGGGCAACCAACGTCCTCTCGTTCGCCTACGACGATGCACCGCGGCTGCGTGGCGACCTCGTCCTCTGCGCGCCGGTCGTCAGGCGCGAGGCGAACGAGCAGGGCAAGTCGTTGCGCGCTCATTGCGCGCACCTGGTCGTGCATGGCATGCTGCACCTGCTCGGTTACGACCACGAGGGAGATGCGCAACAGGCGGCGCTGATGGAAGCCGAGGAGCGCCGCATCCTCGCCGTCCTCGGCCATGCCGACCCATACGGCGAGCAGCAATGATACGTCAGCGCCGCTGAGCGCGTGCAGGCAGGCGCCGCATCGCCGCTGACGCCTCATTCCTGACGAAGGTGATCATGGAAACAGCCAGTACCGGCGGCAAGGCCGGCCTTCTCGAGCGTCTTTCCTCGCTGCTCATGCGCGAGCCGGAGGACCGCGAACAGCTCATGCAGCTGCTACACTCGGCGCATCAGCGCAAGCTGCTCGACGCCGACGCTTTCGGCATCATCGAGGGCGCCCTGGCGGCGTCGGAGATGCACGTGCGCGACGTCATGGTGCCGCGGCCGCTGATGGAAGTGGTCGACGTCGGCGACTCGCTGCAGACGGTCATCGAGCGGGTGAACAGCACGGCCCACTCGCGCTTCCCGGTGATCTGTGACAGCCCCGACAACGTCATCGGCATCCTGCTCGCCAAGGACCTCCTGCGCGTCGAGCGCGACGCGCCGTTCTCGCTGCGCGACTGGGCCCGACCAGCGGTGTTCATCCCCGAATTCAAGCGACTCGATGTCCTGCTGCGCGAGTTCCGCGTCTCGCGCAACCACATGGCGATCGTCATCGACGAGTACGCCGGTATTGCCGGGCTGATCACGATCGAGGACGTTCTCGAACAGATCGTCGGCGAGATCGAGGACGAGTACGACTTCGACGAGGCCGACCCCGACATCCAGCTCGACCAGAACGGACTCTACCGGGTCAAGGCACACACGCCGCTCGAGGACTTCGACGCCACCTTCGGCACGCACTTCGCTGACGAGAGCTTTCAGACCATTGGCGGACTGATCCTGCACCACTTCGGGCGCCTTCCGCAGTTCAATGAAACGGTCAGCATCGCCGGGTTGAGCTTCCAGGTCCTGCGCGCCGACAATCGCCGCATCTACACCCTCATCGTCGGGCGCGCGGCCGAGGCCGATCAGCCTGGCTAGGACGCTGCGCCAGCGCTGCCTGGCTGCTTTCGTTCTCGGCGCCCTGATGGTGACGGCGTTCGCGCCGCTTGCCTGGTTCATCGTCGCCTGGCTGAGCCTCGGTGGCCTCTTCGTCCTGCTCGGCCGCACGGTCGACGAAGGCCGCTGCGCCCGCGATGCTGCCCTGGTCGCTGCCAGCCATGGTTTTGGCCTGTTCCTCGCCGGCGTCTCCTGGATCCATGTCAGCCTCAGCGTCTTTGGCGGCATGCCGGCAGCCGTCGCCGCGCTGGCCACCGTCCTCTTCTGCCTCCTGCTGTCGGTCTTCGCGGCGCTCGCCGGCGCGCTCTACGTGCGACTCGCGGCCACCGGCTGGCTCCGCCGCGCGCTCCTTTTTGCCGCCCTGTGGACGCTGGGAGAATGGCTGCGCGGCTGGGTCCTGACGGGCTTCCCGTGGCTCACCGCCGGCTACGCACAGACGCCGCCGAGTCCGCTCGCGGGCTACGCCCCGCTGCTCGGAGTTCCTGGCGTGTCGCTGGCTTCAGCGCTGGTCGGCGCATTGCTCAGCGAGGTGTTGCGGCGCTGGCTGGCAATCGACGGCTGCCCGGCGCGCGGCTGGCCGCGCTGGTGTCCGGCACTGCCGATCGCCGGCATCGCCCTGATCCTCGCTGCCGGCCAGATTTTGCACGAGCTGCGCTGGACGCAGCCGGTCGGCGAGCCGATCTCGGTCGCACTCCTGCAGGGAAACGTCGCACAGGAGATGAAGTGGCGCCCGGAGCGCTTCGCCGAGTCGTTGCGCATCTACTACCAGCTGGCGCGCGACCACCCGGCGCAACTGACCGTCCTGCCCGAAACCGCCCTGCCCGCCTTCCTTGACCAGGTGCCGGTCGAGTATCTCGATGCCCTGCAGGAACTCGCGCAGCGCCAGCACGGGGATCTGCTGCTCGGGGTCGCGGTCAGCGAAGGCCACCGCAAGTACTTCAACAGCGCCCTGAGCCTTGGTGCCTCAGGCAGGCAGCGTTACGACAAGGTGCATCTGGTGCCCTTCGGCGAGTTCGTCCCACCCGGCTTCGCCTGGTTCATGGCGCTGGCCAACATCCCGATGTCGGACTTCACCGCCGGCTTGCCACGGCAGCCGCCGCTCCTGCTTGCCGGCCAGCAGGTGGCGATCAACATCTGCTACGAGGACGTGTTCGGCGAGGAGATCATCGACTCTCTGCCGGCGGCGACGCTGCTGGTGAACATCTCCAATGTCGCCTGGTTCGGCGACTCGCTGGCACCGGCGCAGCACCTGCAGATCGCCCGCATGCGCGCCCTCGAAAGCGGCCGCATGATGCTGCGCGCGACCAATACCGGCATGACCGCCATCGTCGATGTGGATGGCAGCGTACGCGCGGTCCTGCCGCCGTTCACTCGCGGCGCACTGCGGGGCGAAGTCCGCGGCCACGCCGGGGCGACGCCCTACGTGCGCTGGGGCAACTGGCCGGTCGTCGTCCTGGCGCTGCTGCTGGTGGCCGTGACCGGCTGCCGCAGGAGCCGGGCTGAACGCGGATCTGCGCCCGCCGATCGAAGTTCCTCGTCCATTCCCTGTTCGCGCTGGTCAAGGAGGCGCTTGCCGAGGAAGGCAAGTTGAGCTGGCATGCCGGACGGCATGCGGCTCTCATGGTGATTCTGATGCTGCTGAGCTTCCTGGTGGACAAGTTGGCGTCGGAGTCTGTCGGGCCGCCACAACTGGTCTGGTTGCTGATGCCGCTGTTCGCCCTCCAGGCTTTCGTCTGGCGCAAGGCGCAAGTCATCATCAACGTCAGTTGCCACGATCCGGACGGGCAGAGCAATGACCGATTCACCGCCGCCAATTTCTTCTGGATGGCCGTTGGCGCCCTTTACTGGGCACTGTTCCTCGTCGGCGCCTCGGCGACACTCTGAGCGCTGGCGAGCACTCCCCCGGATCGACGCTGGCGCAGGATCGGTGCCGCAGGGTGCCTGCGGCCCGCCGGCCGTGATCGACGGTCGTCCGCCGAGCCCGGAGGGCTGCCGGCGCGCCGTGCTCAGAGTCGCTCGGCCGCTTCCTTGCAGAAGCCCGGCTGGACCGTCCATTGCCGCTGCTGTGTCACCAGCATCGCCTGATAGGCGGCGATGGCAACGAGTTGCGCATCGTCGTACCTGGCGATCACCCGGACCATGTCGGGGTGGCTGTTGCGTCGCCTGCCATCACGAATATCGACCATCTGCTGCAGCAGGTAGCGGTAATGCTGGCCGGCGAGCACCGGGTAGAACTTCTCCGCGGCGCCGTCCCCGTTCGGCTGGTGGCACTGGGCGCACTCCCGGTTGTACAGTACCTTTCCGGAAGCGACCAGCTTCGCCGCGTTGGGGCCTTCGTACTTCCCAGAATCACGTGGCACACACAGGGTGGCGAGATAGGCCGCAACGTTCGCCATAGCCTGCGCATCGCGCAGCTTCATCGCAAACGGATACATCGTCGGGTTGGAGCGCAACCCCGAGCGAATGTCGGCAAGTTGCTTGATGACCACCGTCGGATGCTGGCCGGCCAGTTGCGGAATGCTGCCGTGCGGATTGCCACGACCATTCGTCAGATGGCAGGCTTCACAGTAGGCCTTGTAGTCTTCCTGCCCTGCCTGGACGTCGCCCCTGAGTCTGAGGGCCTCGGCCATCTCGGCGTTCCTCTCGTTCCACTTGTAGTCCTTGCTCCCGCCAATGGCAACCCTGTCGTCGGGAGGCGCCGCCGGAGACAGGGTGGCAGCCAGTGACAGTGTGACGACAACGATCAGTCCCCTGTACATGCCCGTCTCCTCCTCGATGTTGTTGGAAGGTGCAGTTCCCAGCGACTTCGCGGGCCAGTATCCGTCGTTGCTGCGTGTCGGTCAAGCGGGGCCGCGGTCGTGGCGCCGGGATCCGGCACCAGAGCCATACGAGGAGCGAGGCTGCCGACCCGTTGACGGGGTCGGCACCCGGCCTTCAGCCGAGTTCGCGCGCCACCGTCGCCACCGAAGCGGCGTCTGGCAGGCGGGCGAACTGCGCCAGCATGTGGTCCTTGACCAGCGCCAGCAATTCGTCGACGCGCGCCGGCGGCATGCCGATACCGGCGGCTACCGCAGCCACGGCGGACAGTTCGTCGGCGCTCAGGGTGCCGTCGGCATAGGCGACCATGAGGCAGAAGGCGACGACGAGGTCGCGCTGTGCCGGCTCGGCGAAGGTCTGGCTGAACTCACCGGCCCGGACCGGCTGCAGGGCGGCGAAATCCGGCCAAGTGGCGCCGTCGCCGGCGCCTTCGTAAAACGAGCGGATCAGCGCCACCTCCTCGGCGGTCTGCGCGCCATCGACATGGGCTATGTGCAGCAGCAGACGTGTCGCGGCGATCGTCTGGTCGGTGTCGAGGGATACGTTTGCGAGCAAGGGGAACATGTGAACTCCTTCAGGGTAGGATCTGACGCCGCAGTTCGGCGAGACGCTCCTGCACCTCGACTGCCGACAGAGAGCGGAAGCGCTGCGGCAGCAGCGAGCGACGCGAGGTCTCGGCCACCGCCAGCATCTCCATGTAACGCACCATCGCCGTTTCCTGCGGTGGCATGAAGTCTTCGCTGGCCTGCGCCAGCAGCGCCGGCGTCACCGCAGCGCCGCCGGCGGCTGCCGGCGGCAGCGTAAAGTCGGCGACGCGCGCGCCGCGTTCGGCGAACTCGGCGGCGAGCAGGGCGAGCGCTTCGAGATCGGCGTTCGAATAGCCTTCGAGCGTCTCACAGGCAGCCAGCAGCGCGTCGTCTGGCACCTCGAGCGGTACCCGGTAGCGCGCACAGACGGCGCTGATGACGGCCGCACGCTCGGCGGCGTTCTCGGCGTAAAAGAACGGGATCTTGCGGTCGAGACGGCCCGGACGCTTGATGTCGGTGTCGAGCTTGTCCGGACGGTTGGTCATCAGGATGAAGAGCACCTGGCCGCGATTCTCCGGGTCCGACATGAACTCCTTGAGACGGGCGATGACGCGCGAACTCGTGCCGCCGTCGGCATCGTCGCCCTGCCGGCCGAAGCTGCGGTCACCTTCATCGATCACCAGCGCGATCGGACCCATCGCCTTGACCGTCGCCAGCACCCGCTCCAGATTGGCCTCGGTCGAGCCGACCCATTTGGAACGGAAGTTCTTCAGCGCGACTCCTGACAGCCCTGCCTCCTTGAGAAAGGCCTTGATGACGAAGGTCTTGCCGGCACCCATCGGACCCACCGCCAGCAGTCCCATCGGCGCCCGCGTGCGGTCGCCGCTCTGGATCAGACGCGCGATGTCGAGCAGTTCGCCCTTGATGTGCTCGTTGCCGCCAACCGTTTCGAGCCCGTGCCGCGGCTCGATGAACTCGATCAGGCCGGCGCATTCCTTCTCGATCAACTCGCGCTTGCGCTGGCGGACCACCGCCAGCACCTCGGCGGCCGGGTCGTCAGCCGCTGGCAGTGTGCGCGTCGGGTCGACGATCTGGCGAATCTCGGCCGGCGTCATGCCGGCAGTGATCGCTGCCAGCTTTTCGGCGCGCTCGTCGGCCTGTGGGCTGCCCTGCAGGAGTCCGGCGATGAGCGTCCGCCGCTGCCCGTGACTCATCCCCTGCGGCGCCTCGCTGGCGACGATGCTGGCAAGCTGGATCAGGCGCAGGCCGGCGGTCTGGCCCGCCAGTTCCGCGGCCTCGGCCGGCGGCATCGCCGGCGCGTAATGGCGGATCGCCGCCAGCCGGCCGGCATGGTCGGGCATCGGCAGCTCGATGGCAACGACGCGTGGATTGGTGAGCAACGCCGGGCTGAGGTCGGCCAGCGATTCGCTGACCAGGATGACAACGTTGTCGCGGTCGGCGAACTCCGCGTCCAGCGACCAACGGTGCAGCGCAGTGAACGCGCCGCGTTCGTCGAGCGAGAGAAAATGCAGTTCGGCGGCCGGGAAGATCGTCCCGGCGTAGGGGATCAGCAGGGCGCTCGATCGCTGCCCACGCATCTGCCGTTCGAGCGACTCGAAGATGCCGCTCAGCCCCTTGCCTTCGAGATGCCGGTAGAGCTCGGCGCGCTCGCCGGCGCTGCCACCCTGGATGACCCGCACACCCCGGTCGATGCTGAGTTCGAAGATGTTCTGCTTGTTGTCGCGCAGCAGCACCTCGCTGAGGAAGGGCTGCAGCGTGCGATAGCCGTCGCCCGCCCGGTAGCGATCGAAGACGTTGCGGTAGAGGACGAACACCGCCGCCTCGCCAGCGAGGTACTTCTGGCGCAGCGCATCCGCCCACAACGGCAGCGGCGGCCGGCCGGCGCTGTCGCCGCTCACCTGCGCACTCCGGCTGCGGCGATCATCACATGCTCTTGCCGGCTGTCTCACCCTGCGCCGCGCGCGCCCGCTTCATCTCCTCGAGTTGCTGCCGGGCGGTGATCGCGCCGCTGCTCTGGCGCAGCCGTGCCAGCTTGACGTCGAGGTCGGAGTCGCGCAGCTCGCTGCCCATCCTGGCCTCGGCGACGGTGTTCTTGATGTGCTCGCGGACATTGTCGAGCGCCCGCACTTCCGCATCGACCGACAGGCCTTCGAGCTGGTTCTGGATTTTCAGGCGGGCCTGCGCACTCTGCATCTGCGCCAGCATGCGGTCCTTCTCGTCCTTCAGCTTCTGGATCTCGGACTTGACACCGAGCAGCGAATCCTTTGCCTCCTGCGCGTCATTGCGCGCCTGTTCCATTTCCTGCTCGAGCGTCTTGACGCTCGCTTCCAGCGCGTTCTTCTTCTGGATGAGGACGATCCCGAGTTCGTCCTGGCCAGTGGCGAGGGCGGCGTTGAGGTCGGCCGAGATCGCCGCCAGTTCGCCGCGTTCGCTTTCGAGTCGCGACGCGATCTCCTCGCGCCGGCGCATGATCGCCGCCGTCGCGCTCTTCAGCTTGCCATACTTCTCGATCATCGAGTCGATGGCGTTCTGGTAGGCAATCTCCGGATGCCGCTTTTCGACATCGGTGATCCACAGCGAGACGAAGCCAGACCAGAGGTTGGACAGTCGTCCCAGAAAATTGATGTCAGCCATCGCCTTCTTCCTTTCTACAGCCGCACTCGCGGCCAGACATGGGTTACCGGGTGTTTCTCCGCCTGCTCTGCATTCGCGTCGGCCAGGCGGCCCTAAGCGCCGCGCCGCCCGCCGCCGACAGCGACCAGTCGCCGCTGCCGGGCGGCCTCGGCTGCCGGTTGCGGCATCGTCACCCCGGGCACCGCGTCGGCAAGGTCGCTCGCCAGGTCGGCCTCGATGTCTTCCTGCAGACGCAGCCTGCCGATCGCCTCCTCGAGTCGGACGCCGACCTCTTCGGTCACCGGCAGGGTCATGATCGTCTGGTAGATCTCGTCGACCTGGTCGGGCATCGACAGCATCGCCGCTTCCAGCGCCCGCCGTCGGCTCTGCATGCGGTTGTGGCGCTCGATGACCGCCGCGTAGTCGGCACGTGCCTTTTGCAGCTGCCGCAGGTCGGTGCCGCTGCGCGGCGCCGCCAGCTCCCTGTCGACGGCCGCCAGTCTGGCCTCGATCTCGCGCGGGTTGACGGACTCGGCGCGATCGTCCATCACCAGCAGGGCCAGCCACATCGCCAGGTATTCGAGGGTGACGTCGTCGAGTTGCTCGACATCGCGCCAGGCAAGGCGCCCCTGCCCGCTCTCGGCACGCTGGTAGAGCGACTGCACGCGTTCGTACATGCGCTGATAGGTGCGCAGGGTCGCCGCCGGTAGCGCACGCTTGCCGGCGCGCTTCTGGATCTCGTCGATCAACTGCGCCCGCGACGCCTGCCGCAGTTTCGCCCGCCAGCGCCGGTCCACCCTCTCGCGAAAGGTCGGCAGCGAGGGGATGTGCAGCGCTGCCAGGATGTCGCCCGCGGCGAAGGCGATTAGCGGGATGGCGCCGACACCGAAACCGAAGGGAATCGAGAGAACGGCACCGAGCGCCAGCGACCCGAGGAAGGCATAGAGGTTGGTCTGACTGGTCAGGACCTCCCGGACGTAGGAGGGCTTGCCGTCGGCCATCGCTAGACGGTCACCCTGATCTGGCCCTTGCCCGGACTCGCCTGGTGCAACTGGTCGAGAATGCGTTCCTCGAGCGCGAGCGTCTCGCGTGCACGTTGCCAAGCTGCCGACCGCGGCCGCGGCTCGCTGATCTGAAAATCGTCGGCGACACGCGCCGGCTGCGTGCCGAGGACGATCACACGATCGCCAAGAACCAGCGCCTCGGTGACATCGTGCGTGACGAAGACCACCAGACAGGGCCAGGAACGATGCAGTTCGATCAACAGCCGCTGCATCTCGTCGCGCGTCTGCGCGTCGAGGGCGCCGAAGGGCTCGTCCATCAACAGGATGCGCGGACGCAGGACGAGGGCACGCGCGAGCGCGACGCGCTGGTTCTGGCCACCGGAGAGTTGCGCCGGACGCAAGCCGCGCTTGTCCGACAGCCCGACCGCCTTGAGGATGTCCTCGACCCGCTGCCGCCACTCCGCTTCGGCAACGCGCTCGCGCCAGAGCCGGAGCCGGAAGGGAAAGGCGACGTTTTCGAATACCGTCAGGTCCGGGCGGTTGGCATAGCGCTGGAAGACCATCACCGCGTCGTCGTGCGGGCCTTGGCATTCGACGCCGTCGATCAGCACCCGGCCGCCACTCGGCGAAACGACACCGACCGGACGGACGCCGCCGAGCATGTGCAGCAGGGTACTCTTGCCGCAGCCCGAGGGACCAAGCAGCATGTTGATTCCCGGCTGATCGAAGCGCAGCGAAACGCGGTCGATGACGCGCGTGCAGCCGCCCCCCGGCAACGGGTATTCCTGGACGATGTCCTCGAGGACGACCGACGGCGGCTTCGCTGCCGGCGCTGCGGTCGCTGCCTGCGGCTGCGCCACGCTCACTGCTCGGTCTCCCACGGATACAACCTGCGCTTCAGCCAGACCATGAACTGGTACGTCGCCAGCGCCAGGGCAATGATCACCATGATGCCGGCAAACACCTGATCCCAGGCGCTGAAGCGCCGCGCATTCTGGATCAGTTGACCGAGGCCCTGGCGCGCGTTGACGTACTCGGCGACGGTGATGTAGGTCCACATCACCGAGAAACCAACGATCACGGCGTCGGCGATGCGCGGCATGGCCATCGGGATGACGGCACGCTGCACGCACTCCCACGGCGTCGCGCCGAGGTCGCGCGCGCCGATCCAGTAGCTCTGAGGTACTGCCTGGATGGCGTCACGGACCATCGGAATCAGGTACACGACGGCGCCGATGAACAGGAAGGCGATCTTCATCGTCTCGCCGATTCCCAGCCACATCACGAGGATCGGCAGCAGCGCCACCACCGGCGCCGATCGGAAGGGGTCGACCAGTGGCGAGAGGACCGCGTTGACCCTTGGCGCGGCGCCCATGGCTATGCCGACGGGAATGCCGATGGCGATCACCAGCGCGCCGGCAACGAGCAGGCGACCGACCGACCAGAGCGTCGCGGTGAGCAGCATGCTCTGCCCTTCATGCCAGCTCAGGTACGCCAGCGCAGCGAGCACATCCCAGGGCGCCGGCAGCTTGGTCGCACTGACCAGCCCGGAAACCGCCAGCAGGCTCCACACCAGCAGCAGTGAGGCGACCGCGGCGACTCCCAGCAGGCGCCGCTGCCGGCCGCCCAGTGCCGCGTAGGGGTTCCAGAACTCGCTCATCCGCCGGTGATCGCCGCTTGTGCGCCGTCAGCGGCCGCCGTACACGGCCACCCGCGTTGTCCGGTTGAGGGCCCGGCAATCCTCGATCGTCAGTCCCTCGGCGGCGGCGCTGGCTTCAACACACAATGGCCGATCGGAACCATAGCCGACGATCTTGAAACGCTCACGCGGAAACTCCCATTGCGTCACCAGGTAATCGACGACGGCCCGCGCGCGCGCCGCCGAGAGGCGCAGGTTGGTCTCGCGAGCCCCGGTCGAATCCGAATTGCCACTGACCTCGAAGTAAGCCTTGCCGTTGTTCTCGATGAACGGCACCATCTCGCTGTCGACCGTCTTCTGCGCGCGCTTCGTCAGTTCCGCACTGCCCGAGGCAAAACCTACTGTCACCGGCTTGGTGACCATCGCCTGCTTC
This genomic interval carries:
- the miaB gene encoding tRNA (N6-isopentenyl adenosine(37)-C2)-methylthiotransferase MiaB, translating into MARKLFIRTFGCQMNEYDSDKMADVLGASEDIVRTDTAEDADIILFNTCSVREKAQERVFHDLGRVRQLKLARPDLVIGVGGCVASQEGAAIVARAPYVDVVFGPQTLHRLPQLIAERRRRGRSQVDISFPEIEKFDHLPPPRVDGASAFVSIMEGCSKFCSFCIVPYTRGEEVSRPFDDVLTEVADLAAQGVREVTLLGQNVNAYRGALAGGGQALTGEDAADLALLIEYIAEMPGIERIRYTTSHPREMSPRLIEVYARVPKLVSHLHLPVQSGSDRVLAAMKRGYTALEYKSLVRRLRAARPDLALSSDFIVGFPGETDADFEKTMKLIDDVGFDASFSFIYSARPGTPAADLGDDTPQERKLERLLRLQKRIDELAQAVSRAMVGSVQRVLVEGLAKKDSSELAGRTDNNRVVNFAGSADRLLDRFIDVRITAAMPHSLRGEIITNRAECL
- a CDS encoding PhoH family protein, whose amino-acid sequence is MPVNSSAAPRNRVTELLLSPVNNRQLANLCGVLDENLRQIETALDVSIARRGERFTLRGEAAQTERASAALQRFYAQAKETLSVDEIQLGLIELLNRPVRNISSAGGVSPALLTRKSELHGRTPRQIEYLKNIQEHDITFGTGPAGTGKTYLAVASAVDAFERELVQRIVLTRPAVEAGERLGFLPGDLAQKVDPYLRPLYDALYDLMGFERVGKLFERGAIEIAPLAYMRGRTLNHAFIILDEAQNTTPEQMKMFLTRIGIGAKAVVTGDVTQIDLQRGQKSGLIEARLILREVRGIAFTEFLKDDVVRHPLVARIVSAYEAHTAALAVTTTAAVGNGEERR
- the ybeY gene encoding rRNA maturation RNase YbeY yields the protein MAKSGARGWQLTVQYAGKRRQLPRRKHVRRWLRAALADRETMAGEVTVRFVGAGEGRRLNAEYRGGDRATNVLSFAYDDAPRLRGDLVLCAPVVRREANEQGKSLRAHCAHLVVHGMLHLLGYDHEGDAQQAALMEAEERRILAVLGHADPYGEQQ
- a CDS encoding CBS domain-containing protein translates to MREPEDREQLMQLLHSAHQRKLLDADAFGIIEGALAASEMHVRDVMVPRPLMEVVDVGDSLQTVIERVNSTAHSRFPVICDSPDNVIGILLAKDLLRVERDAPFSLRDWARPAVFIPEFKRLDVLLREFRVSRNHMAIVIDEYAGIAGLITIEDVLEQIVGEIEDEYDFDEADPDIQLDQNGLYRVKAHTPLEDFDATFGTHFADESFQTIGGLILHHFGRLPQFNETVSIAGLSFQVLRADNRRIYTLIVGRAAEADQPG
- the lnt gene encoding apolipoprotein N-acyltransferase — translated: MVTAFAPLAWFIVAWLSLGGLFVLLGRTVDEGRCARDAALVAASHGFGLFLAGVSWIHVSLSVFGGMPAAVAALATVLFCLLLSVFAALAGALYVRLAATGWLRRALLFAALWTLGEWLRGWVLTGFPWLTAGYAQTPPSPLAGYAPLLGVPGVSLASALVGALLSEVLRRWLAIDGCPARGWPRWCPALPIAGIALILAAGQILHELRWTQPVGEPISVALLQGNVAQEMKWRPERFAESLRIYYQLARDHPAQLTVLPETALPAFLDQVPVEYLDALQELAQRQHGDLLLGVAVSEGHRKYFNSALSLGASGRQRYDKVHLVPFGEFVPPGFAWFMALANIPMSDFTAGLPRQPPLLLAGQQVAINICYEDVFGEEIIDSLPAATLLVNISNVAWFGDSLAPAQHLQIARMRALESGRMMLRATNTGMTAIVDVDGSVRAVLPPFTRGALRGEVRGHAGATPYVRWGNWPVVVLALLLVAVTGCRRSRAERGSAPADRSSSSIPCSRWSRRRLPRKAS
- a CDS encoding c-type cytochrome, coding for MYRGLIVVVTLSLAATLSPAAPPDDRVAIGGSKDYKWNERNAEMAEALRLRGDVQAGQEDYKAYCEACHLTNGRGNPHGSIPQLAGQHPTVVIKQLADIRSGLRSNPTMYPFAMKLRDAQAMANVAAYLATLCVPRDSGKYEGPNAAKLVASGKVLYNRECAQCHQPNGDGAAEKFYPVLAGQHYRYLLQQMVDIRDGRRRNSHPDMVRVIARYDDAQLVAIAAYQAMLVTQQRQWTVQPGFCKEAAERL
- a CDS encoding TerB family tellurite resistance protein; amino-acid sequence: MFPLLANVSLDTDQTIAATRLLLHIAHVDGAQTAEEVALIRSFYEGAGDGATWPDFAALQPVRAGEFSQTFAEPAQRDLVVAFCLMVAYADGTLSADELSAVAAVAAGIGMPPARVDELLALVKDHMLAQFARLPDAASVATVARELG
- a CDS encoding ATP-binding protein gives rise to the protein MPLWADALRQKYLAGEAAVFVLYRNVFDRYRAGDGYRTLQPFLSEVLLRDNKQNIFELSIDRGVRVIQGGSAGERAELYRHLEGKGLSGIFESLERQMRGQRSSALLIPYAGTIFPAAELHFLSLDERGAFTALHRWSLDAEFADRDNVVILVSESLADLSPALLTNPRVVAIELPMPDHAGRLAAIRHYAPAMPPAEAAELAGQTAGLRLIQLASIVASEAPQGMSHGQRRTLIAGLLQGSPQADERAEKLAAITAGMTPAEIRQIVDPTRTLPAADDPAAEVLAVVRQRKRELIEKECAGLIEFIEPRHGLETVGGNEHIKGELLDIARLIQSGDRTRAPMGLLAVGPMGAGKTFVIKAFLKEAGLSGVALKNFRSKWVGSTEANLERVLATVKAMGPIALVIDEGDRSFGRQGDDADGGTSSRVIARLKEFMSDPENRGQVLFILMTNRPDKLDTDIKRPGRLDRKIPFFYAENAAERAAVISAVCARYRVPLEVPDDALLAACETLEGYSNADLEALALLAAEFAERGARVADFTLPPAAAGGAAVTPALLAQASEDFMPPQETAMVRYMEMLAVAETSRRSLLPQRFRSLSAVEVQERLAELRRQILP
- a CDS encoding PspA/IM30 family protein, giving the protein MADINFLGRLSNLWSGFVSLWITDVEKRHPEIAYQNAIDSMIEKYGKLKSATAAIMRRREEIASRLESERGELAAISADLNAALATGQDELGIVLIQKKNALEASVKTLEQEMEQARNDAQEAKDSLLGVKSEIQKLKDEKDRMLAQMQSAQARLKIQNQLEGLSVDAEVRALDNVREHIKNTVAEARMGSELRDSDLDVKLARLRQSSGAITARQQLEEMKRARAAQGETAGKSM